The following are from one region of the Lodderomyces elongisporus chromosome 7, complete sequence genome:
- the DBF4 gene encoding Cdc7p-Dbf4p kinase complex regulatory subunit — MESSSKQEKVDQPRSSDHDIFKKKFTSLSRPRQPLRETNSNLPKPLYKPHRKSYSPNKYPSLKPGNDQAQSLHRKSKSQGRTSSPSKEDNKNNNSNNNDDHNSSRDKQKVGHKQEILINDTNKQVENAGIKLDTETKVSDDSVILTAKVSVANEREKETVDERSQQNLELVKPATSAFSKDTENARKRDREDDGKETHSKGVLDRCVKAKVSPETEINIESEMKMGMKTNTNKSHHSVNNELESTTRESTTLFKEKSTTHYGKEVFLHYQDQTNAATQIATKPEQQSTESLHLSKTAKVDTHAKAEQLQLNESTERNQKPTSTKVAKSPIKSLDINKPLPKQSDRVTDHKLHKLQHIQTQHQAQHPAQQQQQQQQQQQHSHVHVQHQQQQKANGRLSGDELYQWQQSWRKIMRESTVFFEGQHDAQSAEFRRATKLLKYVGCEIAPFYGSNVTIIISKRTYDDKLQYPPHDIFCNVSRLKVKVWNYDKLFRFMKNLGLGSLTDEQVNAGNAAQRDTPTNNLYNLLKEEKIYGSADRDPNARRDDFHYFGKNYLYVYDLSQAVRPIAVKEWGNEYPTLNLTLDGKCPFIYDPSDQNSERKRLKRMKKFEASKAHRQALKAASHKVVSGVSLSVNGFTGTSTSTDKIEETSVDDVEEVELKHPLTLTRNSSCIQSKVVDNMASGYYGASNALQFSMDSALNSNAVNAAGGGGGGNGLGPVGSQVPSRNLNNLKRRIFMKRKMTERKEKETNPGYCENCRVKYDHFDDHIHSNRHRNFACDDRNFKDIDELILTLQESRSFGHITSNGDYV, encoded by the coding sequence ATGGAGAGCAGCAGCAAACAGGAGAAGGTAGATCAGCCTCGATCAAGCGACCAtgatattttcaaaaagaagttTACTTCATTATCGCGTCCACGGCAGCCATTACGAGAAACCAACTCCAACCTACCTAAACCTTTATATAAACCACACAGAAAATCATATCTGCCAAACAAGTACCCCTCATTAAAGCCAGGGAATGATCAAGCTCAATCTTTACATAGAAAACTGAAATCACAAGGACGAACGTCATCTCCTAGCAAGGAAgataacaaaaacaacaacagcaacaacaacgatgACCACAACAGCAGTAGGgataaacaaaaagttgGTCACAAACAAGAAATTTTAATTAATGATACTAATAAACAGGTAGAGAATGCAGGTATCAAGTTAGACACAGAAACGAAAGTTAGTGATGATTCAGTAATTCTTACAGCCAAAGTTTCTGTTGCaaatgagagagagaaagaaacagtAGATGAAAGATCACAACAAAACTTGGAGCTTGTTAAGCCAGCCACAAGTgcattttcaaaagataCAGAGAATGCTAGAAAACGTGATAGAGAAGATGATGGTAAAGAAACACACTCTAAGGGAGTTTTGGACCGTTGTGTTAAAGCCAAAGTAAGTCCAGAAACGGAAATAAATATTGAAtcagaaatgaaaatgggaatgaaaacaaatacaaataaaagTCACCACTCAGTCAATAATGAATTGGAGTCAACTACCAGAGAATCAACGACACTTTTTAAGGAAAAGAGTACTACCCACTATGGAAAAGAAGTATTTCTTCATTATCAAGATCAAACAAATGCCGCTACTCAAATAGCTACAAAACCTGAGCAACAATCAACAGAGTCTCTTCATCTATCAAAAACAGCCAAAGTGGATACACATGCCAAAGCTGaacaattgcaattgaaTGAATCCACagaaagaaaccaaaaaccaacTAGCACGaaagttgcaaaatcaCCAATCAAATCGCTTGATATCAACAAACCTCTCCCTAAACAAAGCGACAGAGTGACGGATCATAAACTTCACAAGTTACAGCACATACAAACACAGCACCAAGCACAACATCCTgcgcagcagcagcagcagcaacaacaacaacaacaacactcTCACGTACACGtgcaacaccagcaacagcaaaaagCTAATGGAAGACTTTCAGGCGATGAGCTTTACCAATGGCAACAATCATGGAGAAAAATTATGAGGGAATCCACCGTGTTCTTTGAAGGTCAACATGATGCACAACTGGCCGAGTTTCGTAGAGCTACAAAATTGCTAAAATATGTAGGATGCGAAATTGCACCATTTTATGGAAGCAACGTCACAATAATTATATCCAAGCGTACCTATGATGACAAGTTGCAATACCCACCGCACGATATATTTTGCAATGTGTCAAGACTCAAAGTCAAAGTATGGAATTACGATAAGCTTTTCAGGTTCATGAAGAATTTGGGCTTGGGTTCATTAACTGATGAGCAAGTTAATGCTGGTAATGCAGCACAGAGAGATACCCCGACCAATAATTTATACAATCTTttaaaggaggaaaaaataTATGGTTCAGCTGATAGAGATCCAAATGCAAGAAGAGATGATTTCCAttattttggaaaaaactATTTGTACGTTTACGACTTGAGTCAAGCAGTGAGACCCATAGCTGTTAAAGAATGGGGCAACGAGTATCCAACCTTAAACTTGACATTGGACGGCAAATGTCCATTCATTTATGACCCTTCTGACCAAAATTCTGAACGCAAGAGATTGAAAAGgatgaaaaaatttgaagctTCGAAAGCTCACCGTCAAGCGCTCAAGGCAGCTTCACATAAAGTTGTTAGTGGAGTGTCTTTATCGGTAAATGGATTTACCGGAACAAGTACTAGTACCGACAAGATTGAAGAGACCtctgttgatgatgttgaggAAGTGGAGTTGAAACATCCATTAACTTTGACTAGAAACTCATCATGCATCCAGTCTAAAGTCGTTGACAATATGGCATCAGGATACTATGGTGCCTCCAATGCATTGCAATTTTCAATGGACTCTGCTTTGAATAGCAATGCAGTCAATGCTGcgggaggaggaggaggaggcaATGGGTTGGGACCAGTAGGTTCACAAGTACCTTCGCGCAACCTCAATAATCTCAAGAGAAGAATATTTATGAAACGCAAAATGACGGAACGCAAGGAGAAGGAAACGAATCCTGGATATTGTGAAAATTGTCGCGTCAAGTATGATCATTTTGACGACCACATTCATAGCAACAGGCACCGTAATTTTGCATGTGACGACAGAAATTTCAAAGATATAGACGAGCTCATACTCACGTTGCAAGAAAGTCGCTCGTTTGGTCATATAACTTCAAATGGCGACTACGTATaa
- a CDS encoding uncharacterized protein (BUSCO:EOG09263F11), which translates to MSSSKSNYIHDSNNSSSNSNNDDEYFSSDDESIYDGGSNSKVVLGFVDAPITADDQPSIEDTFIGGQPVWLHPDSKPDEQYLICNHCNKKMALLSQAFAPIDGILYDRVLYIFGCKNPGCSRQKGSVKVIRGIDKSAETVSRIKSELEDAKAKELDEKLKLDNKKQLNQELMKDLFKKPDAESSQGGGTNPFGAQNPFAKSGDKDSNPFGSNPFAKPEENKSNDLQSMTTQQKKQEAAMEKVTKPVSKSKPTKENEQPKESQSFAEVVAQNAPKQVETKVKTLEGDLPEYIGNFVFVEPEKFKKDKTSDAELAKYKHLIEKNNSEGNGGSGAGGDDDDGIFGLGGGSSSRRGSQSSAVLDPQTQGISNMLDDKYFENFSSTVKHNPGQVLRYDLHGRPLLYNGKDDVAKRFLVNPPNIPRPGYNPSSERRFELQLMPKAIMDLEGLDIDGDEKEGRGNSKVDIKDILNGMSWGTIIVCTDVEDYIPDDRFDENGVAYIEEWCGVQWEESV; encoded by the coding sequence ATGTCATCATCTAAGTCAAACTACATTCACGACAGCAAcaatagcagcagcaacagcaacaacgaCGACGAATACTTTTCTTCTGACGATGAAAGCATCTACGATGGAGGTTCAAACTCCAAGGTAGTATTGGGGTTTGTTGATGCTCCGATTACCGCCGATGATCAGCCAAGTATAGAGGACACATTTATTGGCGGCCAACCCGTATGGCTTCATCCTGATTCTAAACCTGATGAGCAATATCTTATATGTAATCACTGCAATAAGAAAATGGCACTTTTGTCACAAGCGTTTGCACCAATAGACGGGATCTTGTATGATCGTGTATTGTACATTTTTGGATGTAAGAATCCTGGTTGTTCACGACAAAAGGGCAGTGTCAAGGTGATTAGAGGAATCGATAAAAGTGCAGAGACTGTATCTAGGATCAAGTCAGAGTTGGAGGATGCTAAAGCAAAGGAATTGGAcgagaaattgaaattggacAATAAAAAACAGTTGAATCAAGAGTTGATGAAGGATTTGTTTAAGAAACCAGATGCTGAGAGTAGCCAAGGTGGTGGGACAAATCCATTTGGTGCTCAAAATCCTTTTGCCAAGTCTGGGGACAAGGATAGTAACCCATTTGGATCCAACCCATTTGCAAAGCCAGAAGAGAATAAATCAAATGATTTACAGTCAATGACGACGCAGCAGAAGAAACAGGAAGCTGCTATGGAGAAAGTTACAAAGCCCGTGTCTAAGTCGAAGCcaacaaaagagaatgaGCAACCAAAGGAATCGCAATCATTTGCTGAGGTTGTTGCGCAAAATGCTCCAAAGCAAGTTGAAACAAAAGTCAAGACGTTAGAAGGTGACCTTCCAGAATACATTGGTAattttgtgtttgttgagcctgaaaagttcaaaaagGACAAGACGTCGGATGCCGAACTTGCAAAGTACAAGCATCTTATTGAGAAGAATAACAGTGAGGGCAATGGTGGcagtggtgctggtggtgacgatgacgatggtATTTTTGGATTGGGTGGTGGCTCGTCAAGTAGACGAGGTTCGCAATCATCGGCTGTATTGGATCCCCAAACACAAGGTATTTCCAATATGTTGGATGACAAATACTTTGAGAATTTCTCAAGTACAGTTAAGCACAATCCAGGCCAGGTTTTGCGTTATGATCTTCACGGTAGACCATTGCTTTATAATGGGAAAGATGATGTTGCGAAGAGGTTTTTGGTCAACCCCCCTAATATTCCAAGACCGGGGTACAATCCTTCTAGTGAGCGAAGGTTTGAGTTGCAATTGATGCCAAAAGCAATCATGGACCTTGAAGGGTTAGATATTGATGGAGATGAGAAAGAGGGAAGAGGCAATAGTAAAGTGGATATTAAGGATATTCTTAATGGTATGAGTTGGGGTACGATTATTGTGTGCACTGATGTTGAAGATTATATTCCTGATGATAGATTCGATGAAAATGGGGTTGCATATATAGAGGAATGGTGTGGAGTGCAATGGGAAGAGAGTGTATAA
- the IFM1 gene encoding translation initiation factor IF-2 (BUSCO:EOG09261OIA): protein MFTRLTGKQLKANNLQLRRSYSNILDEIRAKSTNTSSGSGSKAKENRFAKQYAKANQPQPNSRGNQPRRDPFLPVKRFDPSRNFQKRGTPTNGGGGGGGRDGNGGGYYSNPMGNNANQRDFQKNQGFRGHDNRSYNNRNDGSRTYENQANKRTETENRSREQAVYNEAQQQIQRLQGEFNSGHAKDRYKRTNAPQFQQLGKDRKFKAKKMPKKEKLVKIHLPPFISVSNLATTLHVSLQDVFKKLEGLGFEDIRHSFILDKENATLIADEYGIEVISGEDSEGDLFPAPQKPELLKDRPPVVTIMGHVDHGKTTILDYLRKSKVVDKEFGGITQHIGAFSVITPQSKKRITFLDTPGHAAFLKMRERGAVITDIVVLVVAADDSVMPQTIEAIKHAKKAGVPIIVAVNKCDKPNKDVAKVCGDLAAQEIYVESYGGETQLVEVSGKTGLNMDKLEEAIVTLSELSEFKAEPKGVPAEGWIIESQVLKGLGDAATVLVTRGSLKPGDVIVAGKTFCKIRGMKDEFGKQIKLAGPSTPVQIWGWKDLPDSGDQILQASTEQIAKKVIDYRDAKTKELEAIRNIEDINAKTAEAIKEAQRMEKLAALKKAGLQPDEVEDGDGDGEGENGNGVSTIKKRNYIIKADVFGSAEAIKDTIDGLANDEVKANVLSHSAGPPTDNDLEMAKLFDATLIIFNVNTPKAVLQKAAAAKVKVREHQIIYRVVEEVTEELSSMMKPRIETKILSETQILQLFRISKGKKKIKIAGSKVTLGVLKRGAEVRIIRSGEELIRGRVSHVQIGEDAVDEVRNNHECGLRLQDDKGEEWTKFEVGDVIQGFEEIEHKRYL, encoded by the coding sequence ATGTTCACTAGACTTACCGGTAAACAGCTAAAAGCGAATAACCTACAGCTAAGGCGGTCGTACTCGAATATCTTAGACGAAATCAGagcaaaatcaacaaatacTTCCTCTGGATCAGGTTCTAAAGCCAAGGAGAATAGATTTGCCAAACAATATGCAAAGGCAAATCAGCCGCAACCAAATAGTCGAGGGAATCAGCCACGACGTGACCCATTCCTTCCAGTGAAAAGATTTGATCCACTGAGaaactttcaaaaaagGGGGACCCCTACTAATGGTGGTggcggtggtggtggtcgtgatggtaatggtggtggctACTACTCTAATCCCATGGGTAACAATGCCAATCAAAGAgactttcaaaaaaatcaagGCTTTCGCGGTCATGATAATAGAAGCTACAATAATCGAAATGACGGGTCTCGAACTTATGAGAATCAGGCAAATAAAAGAACTGAAACTGAAAATCGATCAAGAGAACAAGCAGTATACAACGaagcacaacaacaaattcaGCGATTACAAGGTGAATTCAATTCGGGTCATGCTAAGGATCGATATAAGCGAACCAATGCTCCTCAATTTCAACAGCTCGGCAAGGATAGGAAATTCAAAGCGAAAAAAATGccaaaaaaggagaaactAGTCAAGATACATCTTCCGCCATTCATCTCAGTGTCAAACTTGGCCACTACATTGCATGTTAGTCTTCAAGATGTGTTTAAAAAACTTGAGGGTTTGGGCTTTGAAGATATAAGAcactcttttattttggaTAAGGAAAATGCAACGTTGATTGCTGATGAATACGGGATCGAGGTGATTTCTGGAGAAGACTCTGAAGGCGATTTATTCCCTGCACCACAGAAACCGGAGTTGCTCAAGGATAGACCACCAGTTGTTACAATAATGGGTCATGTAGATCATggcaaaacaacaattttggACTATTTGAGGAAATCGAAAGTTGTTGATAAAGAGTTTGGAGGAATCACTCAACATATTGGTGCTTTTTCCGTCATCACTCCGCAGTcgaaaaagagaattaCCTTTTTGGATACACCCGGACACGCGgcatttttgaaaatgaggGAAAGAGGTGCAGTGATTACCgacattgttgttttggttgttgctgctgatgATTCCGTCATGCCTCAAACCATCGAAGCTATTAAACATGCAAAGAAAGCAGGTGTTCCAATAATCGTAGCGGTGAACAAATGTGATAAGCCGAATAAAGATGTTGCAAAGGTGTGTGGCGACTTGGCTGCTCAAGAAATTTATGTCGAAAGCTATGGGGGTGAGACACAGCTCGTGGAAGTTTCAGGAAAAACAGGTCTCAATATGGATAAGTTGGAGGAAGCAATTGTTACTTTGAGTGAATTATCTGAATTTAAAGCTGAGCCCAAGGGTGTTCCAGCTGAAGGGTGGATTATTGAATCTCAAGTTTTGAAAGGGTTGGGAGACGCAGCCACTGTCTTGGTAACTCGTGGGTCATTGAAACCAGGTGATGTTATAGTTGCTGGAAAGACGTTTTGTAAGATTAGAGGTATGAAGGATGAGTTTGGGAAACAGATCAAACTTGCCGGTCCATCTACACCAGTTCAAATTTGGGGTTGGAAGGATTTACCAGATAGCGGTGATCAAATTTTACAAGCTAGCACAGAAcaaattgccaaaaaagTGATTGATTATAGAGATGCTAAAACTAAGGAGTTGGAGGCAATTCGTAATATTGAAGATATAAATGCCAAAACTGCAGAGGCAATCAAAGAGGCTCAGAGGATGGAAAAATTAGCGGCATTGAAGAAAGCAGGATTGCAACCCGATGAGGTTGAAGATGGAGATGGAGATGGAGAGGGAGAAAATGGCAACGGCGTTTCCACTATAAAGAAGCGTAATTATATTATTAAAGCTGATGTATTTGGATCAGCAGAAGCAATCAAAGATACAATCGATGGTCTTGCAAATGATGAAGTCAAGGCCAATGTATTGTCCCATTCTGCTGGTCCACCTACTGATAATGATTTGGAAATGGCCAAATTGTTTGATGCAACTTTGATTATATTCAATGTCAATACACCCAAGGCAGTGCTTCAAAAGGCAGCCGCTGCAAAAGTCAAAGTTAGGGAGCATCAAATCATTTATAGAGTGGTTGAAGAAGTTACTGAAGAATTGTCGCTGATGATGAAGCCCAGGATTGAGACTAAAATCTTGAGCGAAACACAAATACTTCAGCTTTTCAGAATCTCcaagggaaagaaaaagataaagattgCTGGTTCGAAAGTTACTTTGGGAGTGCTCAAACGAGGAGCAGAGGTTAGAATCATAAGACTGGGAGAAGAGTTGATAAGAGGACGTGTTTCTCATGTCCAAATTGGTGAAGATGCCGTTGACGAGGTGCGAAACAATCACGAATGTGGATTGAGACTTCAAGACGATAAAGGTGAGGAATGGACAAAGTTTGAAGTTGGCGATGTTATTCAGGGATTCGAAGAGATTGAACATAAAAGGTACTTGTAA